From bacterium, a single genomic window includes:
- a CDS encoding GNAT family N-acetyltransferase, which translates to MTRSAIARVTDIMLAAEPWKSYGFSGEQIRSFIEGCVNARVARVVVRDDGDEPPPLWHTGVDPAAVVGVVVVQPGFLGGRFLEILALDADVRGRGLGRAIIDAIGRESPLQVRDLFVLVAESNAPARAFYERLGFRPVGPLPGLIREDRDEILIWLRFR; encoded by the coding sequence ATGACGCGAAGCGCGATCGCGCGCGTCACCGATATCATGCTCGCCGCCGAGCCGTGGAAGAGCTACGGCTTTTCCGGCGAGCAGATCCGATCGTTTATCGAGGGATGCGTCAACGCGCGCGTGGCCCGCGTGGTCGTGCGCGACGACGGCGATGAGCCGCCGCCCCTGTGGCACACGGGGGTCGATCCCGCGGCGGTCGTCGGCGTTGTCGTCGTGCAACCCGGATTTCTCGGCGGGCGCTTCCTTGAGATCCTCGCCCTCGACGCGGACGTTCGCGGCCGCGGCCTTGGCCGCGCGATCATCGACGCGATCGGCCGGGAAAGCCCGTTGCAGGTACGTGATTTGTTCGTGCTGGTCGCCGAATCCAACGCGCCGGCGCGTGCGTTCTACGAGCGGCTGGGGTTTCGCCCTGTCGGCCCTCTTCCCGGCCTGATCCGCGAGGACCGGGACGAGATTTTGATCTGGCTGCGGTTTCGGTGA